One genomic window of Streptomyces sp. NBC_01276 includes the following:
- a CDS encoding purine-nucleoside phosphorylase, whose protein sequence is MNASVTDPFADADAAATRLRELTGVDSHDVALVMGSGWAPAAEALGAPEAEFPVTELPGFPPPAVEGHGGKIRSYKIGEKRALLFLGRTHYYEGRGVAAVAHGVRTAVAAGCKTVVLTNGCGGLREGMKPGQPVLISDHLNLTATSPIVGANFVDLTDLYSPRLRAMCKEIDASLEEGVYVQFPGPHYETPAEINMIRVMGADLVGMSTVLEAIAAREAGAEVLGISLVTNLAAGLSGEPLNHEEVLQAGRDSAARMGTLLTQVLARI, encoded by the coding sequence GTGAACGCATCTGTTACCGACCCCTTCGCCGACGCCGACGCCGCCGCCACCCGCCTGCGCGAGCTGACCGGCGTCGATTCCCACGATGTCGCCCTCGTCATGGGCTCCGGCTGGGCCCCCGCCGCCGAGGCGCTGGGCGCGCCCGAGGCCGAGTTCCCGGTCACCGAGCTGCCCGGCTTCCCGCCCCCGGCCGTCGAGGGCCACGGCGGCAAGATCCGCTCGTACAAGATCGGCGAGAAGCGCGCGCTGCTCTTCCTCGGCCGGACCCACTACTACGAGGGCCGCGGCGTCGCCGCCGTCGCGCACGGCGTCCGCACCGCCGTCGCCGCCGGCTGCAAGACCGTCGTCCTGACCAACGGCTGCGGCGGTCTGCGCGAGGGCATGAAGCCCGGCCAGCCCGTCCTGATCAGCGACCACCTCAACCTGACGGCCACCTCGCCGATCGTCGGCGCGAACTTCGTGGACCTCACCGACCTGTACTCGCCGCGCCTGCGCGCGATGTGCAAGGAGATCGACGCGAGCCTGGAGGAGGGCGTCTACGTCCAGTTCCCCGGCCCGCACTACGAGACCCCGGCCGAAATCAACATGATCCGCGTGATGGGCGCCGACCTGGTCGGCATGTCCACCGTGCTGGAGGCCATCGCCGCCCGTGAGGCCGGCGCCGAGGTCCTGGGCATCTCCCTGGTCACCAACCTGGCGGCCGGCCTGTCCGGCGAGCCGCTGAACCACGAAGAGGTCCTCCAGGCCGGCCGCGACTCGGCCGCCCGCATGGGCACGCTGCTGACGCAGGTCCTCGCCCGCATCTGA
- a CDS encoding phospho-sugar mutase has product MQEQAQDDLITRAQAWLAEDPDPETAAELAALVEAGDTAELADRFSGTLQFGTAGLRGELGAGPMRMNRAVVIRAAAGLAAYLKAQGHADGLVVVGYDARYKSADFARDTAAVMTGAGLRAAVLPRPLPTPVLAYAIRHLGAVAGVEVTASHNPPRDNGYKVYLGDGSQIVSPADTEIAAEIAEVTTLDSVPRPGSGWQDLGDEVLEAYLERTDAVLTPGSPRGVRTVYTAMHGVGKDVVLAAFARHGFPTPVLVAEQAEPDPAFPTVAFPNPEEPGAMDLSFAKAAEVQPDIVIANDPDADRCAVAVPDNGGWRMLRGDEVGALLAAHLVHKGARGVFAESIVSSSLLGRIAEAAGVGYEETLTGFKWIARVEGLRYGYEEALGYCVDPEGVRDKDGVTAALLVAELASVLKEQGRTLTDLLDDLAMEHGLHHTDQLSVRVEDLSVIANAMAALRAEPPVSLAGLRVVSAEDLNRGTDRLPPTDGLRYYLDGAYKARVICRPSGTEPKLKCYLEVVVPVAEASDLSGARVTGQEILDAVKKDLSAAMGL; this is encoded by the coding sequence GTGCAGGAACAGGCACAGGACGACCTGATCACCCGGGCCCAGGCCTGGCTGGCCGAGGACCCGGACCCGGAGACGGCGGCGGAGCTCGCCGCCCTCGTCGAGGCCGGTGACACCGCGGAGCTCGCGGACCGTTTCTCCGGCACGCTGCAGTTCGGCACCGCCGGTCTGCGCGGCGAGCTCGGCGCGGGCCCGATGCGGATGAACCGCGCCGTGGTCATCCGGGCGGCGGCGGGCCTGGCGGCCTACCTGAAGGCCCAGGGCCACGCCGACGGTCTGGTCGTCGTCGGTTACGACGCGCGCTACAAGTCGGCGGACTTCGCCCGCGACACCGCCGCCGTGATGACCGGCGCCGGACTGCGCGCGGCCGTCCTGCCCCGGCCGCTCCCCACGCCGGTCCTCGCGTACGCCATAAGGCACCTGGGCGCCGTCGCCGGCGTCGAGGTGACCGCGAGCCACAACCCGCCCCGGGACAACGGCTACAAGGTCTACCTCGGCGACGGCTCGCAGATCGTCTCCCCGGCGGACACGGAGATCGCGGCGGAGATCGCCGAGGTCACCACGCTGGACTCCGTCCCCCGCCCCGGCTCCGGCTGGCAGGACCTCGGCGACGAGGTCCTGGAGGCGTACCTGGAGCGTACGGACGCCGTGCTGACCCCCGGGTCCCCGCGCGGCGTGCGGACCGTCTACACGGCCATGCACGGCGTCGGCAAGGACGTGGTCCTGGCCGCCTTCGCGCGCCACGGCTTCCCGACGCCGGTGCTCGTCGCCGAGCAGGCGGAGCCGGACCCGGCCTTCCCGACGGTCGCCTTCCCCAACCCGGAGGAGCCGGGCGCGATGGACCTGTCCTTCGCGAAGGCCGCCGAAGTACAGCCCGACATCGTCATCGCCAACGACCCGGACGCGGACCGCTGCGCGGTGGCCGTCCCGGACAACGGCGGCTGGCGGATGCTGCGCGGCGACGAGGTCGGCGCGCTGCTGGCGGCCCACCTGGTCCACAAGGGCGCCCGCGGCGTCTTCGCGGAATCGATCGTCTCGTCCTCCCTCCTGGGCCGGATCGCGGAGGCGGCCGGCGTCGGCTACGAGGAGACCCTGACGGGCTTCAAGTGGATCGCCCGCGTCGAGGGTCTGCGCTACGGCTACGAGGAGGCGCTCGGCTACTGCGTGGACCCCGAGGGCGTCCGCGACAAGGACGGCGTCACCGCCGCCCTGCTGGTGGCGGAGCTGGCCTCGGTCCTCAAGGAGCAGGGCCGCACCCTGACCGACCTGCTGGACGACCTGGCGATGGAACACGGCCTGCACCACACCGACCAGCTGTCGGTGCGCGTGGAGGACCTGTCGGTCATCGCGAACGCCATGGCCGCGCTGCGCGCCGAACCGCCGGTCTCCCTGGCGGGCCTGCGCGTGGTCTCGGCGGAGGACCTGAACCGGGGCACGGACCGGCTCCCGCCCACGGACGGCCTGCGCTACTACCTGGACGGCGCCTACAAGGCCCGGGTGATCTGCCGCCCGTCGGGCACCGAGCCCAAGCTCAAGTGCTACCTGGAGGTCGTGGTCCCGGTGGCCGAGGCCTCGGACCTGTCGGGCGCCCGCGTGACCGGCCAGGAGATCCTGGACGCGGTCAAGAAGGACCTCTCGGCGGCGATGGGCCTCTAA
- a CDS encoding TetR/AcrR family transcriptional regulator, whose amino-acid sequence MPKQVDPELRRREVVDALFRVVVRDGLQRASLRAVADEAGLNIGSVRHYFAGQRELMDFAMRSMLDRLGSRILERVEEIGGLENHPRPRRLRLAADLLGELLPLDERRRAEVTVFLDFTAAARTNPEFADLARETAVGARALVRRVLDRLEAAGELRPGLEPVLETERLAALLDGLCLSAVLHPGLLGPERCRAVLDAHLAGLARSAAGNADGPLSRG is encoded by the coding sequence ATGCCGAAGCAGGTAGACCCCGAACTCCGCCGCCGCGAGGTCGTCGACGCCCTCTTCCGGGTCGTCGTCCGGGACGGGCTCCAGCGCGCCTCGCTGCGTGCCGTCGCCGACGAGGCCGGGCTCAACATCGGCTCCGTGCGGCACTATTTCGCCGGGCAGCGGGAGCTGATGGACTTCGCGATGCGCTCGATGCTCGACCGGCTCGGGAGCCGGATCCTGGAGCGGGTGGAGGAGATCGGCGGGCTGGAGAACCACCCCCGGCCCCGGCGGCTGCGCCTGGCCGCCGATCTGCTGGGCGAGCTGCTCCCGCTCGACGAGCGGCGCCGGGCCGAGGTCACCGTCTTCCTCGACTTCACGGCCGCCGCGCGCACCAATCCGGAGTTCGCGGACCTCGCGCGGGAGACCGCCGTCGGCGCGCGGGCCCTCGTACGGCGGGTCCTGGACCGGCTGGAGGCGGCCGGGGAGCTGCGTCCCGGGCTTGAGCCCGTGCTGGAGACCGAGCGGCTCGCCGCGCTGCTGGACGGGCTGTGCCTGAGCGCGGTGCTGCACCCCGGTCTGCTCGGGCCGGAGCGGTGCCGTGCCGTACTGGACGCGCACCTGGCCGGGCTGGCGCGGTCTGCCGCCGGGAACGCCGACGGCCCCCTCAGCCGGGGCTGA
- a CDS encoding ATP-binding protein, with amino-acid sequence MIRALFAGRRWTSLRLRLLVVFALVALTAAVSASGIAYWLNREAVLTRTQDAALGDFRQEMQNRAAALPADPTAEEMQRTAELMAGSSPGYSVLLVHERKDGRKVFGAAGADSFGLDDVPKSLQHAVNDRQKTTAANDAEYHMYWQRTKPNGNPYLVGGTRIVGGGPTGYMYKSLATERADLNALGWSLTIATGLALLGSALLAQAAARTVLKPVQRLGDAARRLGEGELDHRLEVSGTDELADLAHTFNKTAEALEKKVADMSAREEASRRFVADMSHEMRTPLTALTAVAEVLEEEVEDLDPMIAPAVGLVVSETRRLNDLVENLMEVTRFDAGTARLVLDDVNVADQVTACIDARAWLDAVELDAGRGIVARLDPRRLDVILANLIGNALKHGGSPVRVSVAVEGEQLVIAVRDNGPGIPEEVLPHVFDRFYKASASRPKSDGSGLGLSIAMENAHIHGGDITAGNGADGGAVFTLRLPMDVGKVIPDDVDA; translated from the coding sequence GTGATCAGAGCCCTGTTCGCGGGCCGGCGCTGGACCAGCCTGCGGCTGCGGCTGCTGGTGGTGTTCGCACTGGTCGCGCTGACGGCCGCGGTCTCCGCGTCCGGGATCGCGTACTGGCTCAACCGCGAGGCGGTGCTCACCCGTACCCAGGACGCGGCCCTCGGGGACTTCCGCCAGGAGATGCAGAACCGGGCCGCGGCCCTGCCCGCCGACCCGACCGCGGAGGAGATGCAGCGCACCGCCGAGCTGATGGCGGGCAGCAGTCCCGGTTACAGCGTGCTGCTCGTGCACGAACGCAAGGACGGCCGCAAGGTCTTCGGCGCTGCCGGGGCGGACTCCTTCGGGCTGGACGACGTACCGAAGTCGCTCCAGCACGCGGTGAACGACCGGCAGAAGACGACGGCCGCCAACGACGCCGAGTACCACATGTACTGGCAGCGCACGAAGCCGAACGGGAACCCGTACCTGGTCGGGGGCACCCGGATCGTGGGCGGCGGGCCGACGGGCTACATGTACAAGTCGCTCGCCACGGAAAGGGCCGATCTCAACGCCCTGGGCTGGTCGTTGACCATCGCGACGGGTCTGGCGCTGCTCGGCTCGGCGCTGCTCGCGCAGGCGGCGGCGCGGACCGTGCTCAAGCCCGTGCAGCGGCTCGGGGACGCGGCGCGCCGCCTCGGCGAGGGTGAGCTGGACCACCGGCTGGAAGTGTCGGGCACCGACGAACTCGCCGACCTGGCGCACACGTTCAACAAGACGGCGGAGGCGCTGGAGAAGAAGGTCGCCGACATGAGCGCGCGCGAGGAGGCGAGCCGGCGGTTCGTGGCGGACATGTCGCACGAGATGCGCACGCCGCTGACGGCGCTGACCGCGGTGGCCGAGGTGCTGGAGGAGGAGGTCGAGGACCTCGACCCGATGATCGCGCCGGCGGTGGGGCTGGTCGTGAGCGAGACGCGGCGGCTGAACGACCTGGTGGAGAACCTCATGGAGGTCACCCGCTTCGACGCGGGTACGGCGCGCCTGGTGCTGGACGACGTGAACGTCGCCGACCAGGTGACGGCCTGCATCGACGCCCGTGCCTGGCTGGACGCGGTCGAACTCGACGCCGGGCGCGGGATCGTGGCGCGGCTCGATCCGCGTCGGCTCGACGTGATCCTGGCCAACCTGATCGGCAACGCCCTCAAGCACGGCGGCTCGCCGGTGCGGGTGTCGGTGGCCGTGGAGGGGGAGCAGCTGGTGATCGCGGTCAGGGACAACGGTCCCGGCATCCCCGAGGAGGTGCTCCCGCACGTCTTCGACCGCTTCTACAAGGCGAGCGCGTCCCGGCCGAAGTCGGACGGCAGCGGGCTGGGCCTGTCGATCGCGATGGAGAACGCGCACATCCACGGCGGTGACATCACGGCCGGGAACGGTGCGGACGGCGGGGCCGTCTTCACCCTGCGGCTGCCGATGGACGTGGGGAAGGTGATCCCGGATGACGTGGACGCGTAG
- the afsQ1 gene encoding two-component system response regulator AfsQ1, whose product MPFLLLIEDDDAIRTALELSLSRQGHRVATAATGEDGLKLLREQRPDLIVLDVMLPGIDGFEVCRRIRRTDQLPIILLTARSDDIDVVVGLESGADDYVVKPVQGRVLDARIRAVLRRGEREASDSAVFGSLVIDRAAMTVTKNGEDLQLTPTELRLLLELSRRPGQALSRQQLLRLVWEHDYLGDSRLVDACVQRLRAKVEEVPSSPTLIRTVRGVGYRLDSPQ is encoded by the coding sequence GTGCCTTTCCTGCTGCTGATCGAGGACGACGACGCCATCCGCACGGCCCTCGAACTTTCCCTGTCACGCCAGGGCCACCGTGTGGCCACCGCGGCGACGGGAGAGGACGGCCTGAAACTGCTGCGCGAGCAGCGGCCGGACCTGATCGTGCTGGATGTGATGCTGCCCGGGATCGACGGCTTCGAGGTGTGCCGGCGGATCCGCCGCACCGACCAGCTGCCGATCATCCTGCTCACGGCCCGCAGCGACGACATCGATGTCGTCGTGGGCCTGGAGTCGGGCGCCGACGACTACGTGGTCAAGCCCGTCCAGGGCCGGGTGCTCGACGCCCGGATCCGGGCCGTGCTGCGCCGCGGTGAGCGCGAGGCGAGCGACTCCGCCGTGTTCGGCTCCCTGGTCATCGACCGGGCCGCGATGACGGTGACGAAGAACGGCGAGGACCTCCAGCTGACCCCGACCGAGCTGCGACTGCTGCTGGAGCTCAGCCGCCGGCCCGGCCAGGCGCTCTCGCGCCAGCAGTTGCTGCGCCTGGTCTGGGAACACGACTACCTGGGCGACTCGCGTCTCGTCGACGCCTGCGTGCAGCGGCTGCGCGCGAAGGTCGAGGAAGTGCCGTCCTCGCCCACGCTGATCCGTACCGTCCGGGGTGTCGGCTACCGGCTGGACTCCCCGCAGTGA
- a CDS encoding SigE family RNA polymerase sigma factor — protein sequence MNTLHSTTTSAVVTRLHDVNRRAGVRNVTVARPRPAHITAIDANQYQAVPAPRTPSSTSEAEFTAYVQERRAALYATAFHLTGDRHEAEDLLQSALFSTYRAWDRISDKAAVGGYLRRTMTNLHISAWRRRKLNEYPTEELPETASDTDAMRGTELRAVLWQALARIPEPQRTMLVLRYYEGRTDPEIAEILGISVGTVKSSIWRSLRRLRDDEALSFGRDEAESFGELVA from the coding sequence ATGAACACGCTGCACAGCACCACGACCAGCGCGGTTGTCACGCGGCTGCACGATGTGAACCGCCGGGCGGGTGTCCGTAACGTGACGGTCGCCCGTCCGCGGCCGGCACACATCACAGCCATTGACGCGAACCAGTACCAGGCGGTTCCCGCACCGCGCACCCCGTCCTCCACCTCGGAGGCGGAGTTCACGGCGTACGTCCAGGAGCGGCGGGCCGCGCTCTACGCGACGGCCTTCCACCTCACCGGCGACCGCCACGAGGCCGAGGACCTGCTGCAGAGCGCGCTGTTCTCCACGTACCGCGCCTGGGACCGGATCAGCGACAAGGCGGCCGTCGGCGGTTACCTGCGGCGCACGATGACCAACCTGCACATCAGTGCCTGGCGTCGGCGCAAGCTGAACGAGTACCCGACCGAGGAGCTGCCGGAGACGGCCTCCGACACGGACGCGATGCGCGGCACGGAACTGCGCGCGGTGCTGTGGCAGGCGCTGGCCCGGATCCCGGAGCCGCAGCGCACGATGCTGGTGCTGCGCTACTACGAGGGCCGCACCGACCCGGAGATCGCGGAGATCCTGGGCATCAGCGTCGGCACCGTGAAGTCGAGCATCTGGCGGTCGCTGCGGCGACTGCGGGACGACGAGGCGCTGAGCTTCGGGCGTGACGAGGCGGAGTCCTTCGGGGAGCTCGTCGCGTAA
- a CDS encoding uridine kinase — protein sequence MSCSSPLPTRVVLLTGPSGSGKSSLAARSGLPVLRLDDFYKEGTDPTLPLVEGSSDIDWDSPLSWDADAAVAAIEELCATGRTEVPEYSIATSSRTGAEALDIGRTPLFIAEGIFAADIVARCQELGLLADAICLRGRPSTTFRRRLARDLREGRKSIPFLLRRGWRLMRAERGIVARHVALGAHACARDEALGRLAAAAAGRHRTANTPA from the coding sequence GTGAGCTGTTCATCTCCCCTTCCCACGCGCGTCGTCCTGCTGACCGGTCCCTCGGGATCCGGCAAGTCCTCGCTCGCGGCCCGCTCGGGCCTGCCCGTACTGCGCCTGGACGACTTCTACAAGGAGGGGACGGACCCGACCCTCCCGCTGGTCGAGGGCAGCTCCGACATCGACTGGGACTCCCCGCTCTCCTGGGACGCGGACGCCGCCGTCGCCGCCATCGAGGAGCTCTGCGCGACGGGTCGTACGGAGGTCCCCGAGTACTCCATCGCCACCTCCTCGCGCACCGGCGCGGAGGCCCTGGACATCGGCCGGACCCCGCTGTTCATCGCGGAGGGGATCTTCGCCGCCGACATCGTGGCGCGCTGCCAGGAGCTCGGGCTGCTCGCGGACGCGATCTGCCTGCGCGGGAGGCCCTCGACGACCTTCAGGCGGCGGCTCGCCCGCGACCTCCGGGAGGGGCGCAAGTCCATCCCGTTCCTGCTGCGCAGGGGCTGGCGGCTGATGCGGGCCGAGCGGGGGATCGTGGCGCGGCACGTCGCGCTCGGTGCCCACGCCTGCGCCCGTGACGAGGCCCTCGGCCGCCTCGCCGCCGCCGCGGCCGGCCGCCACCGCACGGCGAACACCCCGGCCTGA